Part of the Verrucomicrobiia bacterium genome, CGGCTTTGCATAATGCAGCCTCCCTTTTGAATCACGAAATCCCTCTGGTCTTAACCGTAGGTAAAAATAACTGCCGTCAGTAGAGTCGGGTGAAATAAAGTTTTTTTGATACCACTCGGGTACGTAATGGTTGTATTTAAAGCCAGGCATATCATAATTCTATACGTTAGCAACAGAATGTGTTAAAGAAGAACCCTTATTGCTAGATATTTTGGTTGCAACAGCGATACATACGGCCCTCCAAGCAAAAAGACCTGTCCAAAAAGGCAGGTCTTTTTGCTTAGGAAAATTCAGCGAGGGACTCGAATCCACGACACGCCAAAAGGGTGCCCGAGGGTAAAAACAGCCCTATGGTTGCTATGCAACATTCCCAGTAGCGGCCCTGTCGCCAAATTGAAAGAACTCATCAAAAAGGGTTTGTAATTTTCAGCGCACCTATCTGGCGGCCGTCTTGCATGTCCTCACTGATCAATGTCGTGACACCAGAGTTTTGCGCTGCTACGACAATCAGGGCATCCCAAAAGGACAAACTGTGCTTCTCCTCCAGCTCTGACGCGGCGATTATGTCAGCAGGGGTTGGCTGATAAATTTGCCAAGCTGATAACTCTTTTATAATTTCTCTGGCTTCCTGTCTGGGAAGCGTTTTGGCTAGTTTCCGGGTGACTGTCACATAGAATTCCTGCAGCACCTGCGTGCCCGAACGATTATTCCAACATTCTGTCAAGATATCCTGGGCTTTTTTGTGCTTGTCGCTTTCTTCTTTATCGAAAGCGTAAACGAGTACGTTAGTATCCAGAAATGTCATCGTTGGTGAAGCTCTTCGCGGTCGGGCATTTTACCGCCGCCCAAGTCATAGCCATGCTTTAGTCTGGATAGGGCGGATCTTTGAGCCTTTTCATAGCCTGACTCTTTAGCGGCTGCCTTTTTAATCTCTTCGCTGACTAAACGACTCAGCGACATAGACTGCTTAGCTGCGATAATTTTTGCGTCCCTTACGGTACTTTCATCCAGTTGAATGGTGAGATTTCTTTTCATAAGCTTCATGATAGCAAAGTTACGTGCTACACGCAACTAGCTAGGGGCCAGTGTCAATTCAAGGGCGGCCCCACCTTTGCCAGCTTTACGTAAAGAAGGACTAATCAAAACCAGCCTCCCCAGAGCGGTATGCACCGTGTCTTTGATCTTTGCCAGTGGCTTGCTGGTTCGCAAGAGATACATAAGTCCCTCGTGGGTGCCGTAACTACTGAGGGCGTAGTTTGGTAACTTCTCATCCCACGCAGCAGTATTCAATTCGCTTGTTTTGGCCACTGTTGCGCGGTGGACGAACTGCTCTATCACTTCATGGCTATATGTTAGTCCGACGCGCTCAAAAATCTCGGCAAGTAGCTCTACGGCTTTGCTTTCACTGGCATGGATACTTTCAGGGCTCTCGCCAGGCTGCTTGATTCGCTGTATATGTTCTACGGCGTTGTCTAGTAAATCGTGTGTGACAATAGCGGCTTCTGGCTCGAGCGCGGTGAGGGCTTGGGCTAGGTTTTCTAGTATCTCTTGCTGAGCTGTTTCGACTGCGGTTGGCTGTGGCTCGGTCTCATGAACCGGCAAGACAGTTGTTGTCTCTTGTTGTTCGGCGACTTCTGGTGCTACGAATGGGGCGGGTTCAATCGCTTCTAATCCAACCGCTGCCATGTCGAGTGCCGGATGTTGCTGCTCATTGTCGATAAGGAGTTCGTCGGCAATAGGTACATCTGCCTCGGTTTCTAGTGTCACGGATTCAACTAGTGCCTCCTGGTCCTCCACGGCTGTTGGGCTGGGCACGGGGATCTCAGCAGCCGTGGCTTCTGTGAATTCAGACACTAGGGCCTCGTCCGATTCTTGAAGTACCGGCAGGTCATCAGGCGTATCAAAATCTAAAATACTGTCAGCCACTTCCAATTCTGGTTCCGCGACTTCAACTGGCACGGGCTGCTCTGGTTCAACGCCTGCTTTGTCTTGATACAAACTTACTTCTGGTTCTGGTAGGGTAACAGGTGTTTGCTCGACCGGATCAGACAGAACGGATTCTATATGGACTGCTTCTGGGGCGATGGCTTGTGTGGGGCGAGGGTGCTCGCTAAGCTCCACGGGTGCTTGCTGGGTGCTGGGTTCGGGCTGGGTCGGAGTTGCTTCTTGGTATTGGAGGTGCCGGGCGTCGCTAGTTTCTTTGGCTTGGTGGACTGTCTCGTCGGGCAGCCTTGCCTCGGGTTTCTCGACTTGGATAATTGGCAGAGTTGGAGCGGTTTCTTTTTTGGCAGGCTCTTTTGGCTCTGGTGTTTCGGTTTGGGGGAGTTGTGTGATGTGCGGGTGTTCGACGTTTTTGTCTGGTTTTGCGATTTCCTTTTCTTGCTTCTGGTGGGTTTCTTTTGTGGGTTCCGCTTTCAGCGTTTCCTTTTCCGCTTTCTCGATTTTCACAGGCTTCTCAGCTACTGGATCCTTTGCGTCCTCGGCTAACTTTTCATTGCCAATCGCCTGGAGCTCTAACAGTATGCCGGCTTCCTCGAGTGTCATGTCGGCTAATGCACGGCAGAGCTCTCTTGCGGCTTCGACGCTCTCGGCTCGATATATTTCACCATTGCCATGCTGGTGAGTAAATACTGGCTCAGCCTCGGCAACCTCTTCACCCATTGATTCAGTATCTCCTGCTTATTCCTCGGCCTCTACTGGGCCAAAGTATGATTGAAATGCTTTTCGTGCAACACCTCTAAATCTTTCGTATCGTGGGTCTTCTCGGTCTAACGTCTCAAGTCCGGCAAATATCGGGCGGGCATGATCGCCACAGAGTTTGTCGAACTCCTCGGCCAATATGGGCTGACCATCCAGCTCAAACCCGGTCGGCTGGCCTTTCAGGTGTCCATAACCGATAAGCTCCAGCCAACGTTCTCCGTCAGGCTGCTGCTGAAGTTCTCCTGTTTGCTCGGTCATTAGATTCCTCTCAAGGTTATAGCGAAAGTATACCAGTTATTAGCGACCCGCACTCCTCCGTTGAGCCATGAGACCCACTCTACTTACTACCGTTCATGAAGCTCGTCGCGGCTGGGCATCTGCCACCACCTAAGTTATAGCCACGCTTTAGCCTGGATAAGGCGGATATTTTAGGCTTTTCTGATCTCTTCACTGACTAAGCGGCTTAGCGACATAGATCGCTTGGCAGCGACAATTTTTGCGTCTCGTATAGTCGTTTCATCTAACTGGACGGTTAGATTTCGTTTCATAAGTAGTACGGTAGTAAGGACTACGTGGCACACGCAAGCAGAACAAAACTTAAAAAAACACCTCTCTGACCTGCCTAGAGCACCCTATCCCACCTCTGTTTCCACACCAAATTCACAGCCGCCGTCCCAAAATGCCCAAAACGCGACTCATAAAAGGTTGCGTCTATACCCTGTTTTTTAATCGCGGTTACTAGCTTTTGGCCATCAAAGACAATCTTGTCATTCCTGCCAAGAAAGCTCACAACTTTCCGGTCTTTTAGTTTTTCTAATTGATACTGGGTCTCGATTGGTTTGGTTAGTTTCTCTAGGTTACGCTCGGACTTCAGGCCATTGCTCACGAGCGTCTGAGTAAACGGCCTGGACGGTTTGTGTGTCCAGAGCAGGTGAGACAGTGTGCCATACGGAACAAACAAAATGATGGATGCAATGTTCTTGTGTCGCTTGGCGGTGTACAGCGACAGAACTGACCCATAACTCAATCCGAGTACTGAGTACCTTGTGGATACTGGGACATGGTATCGCTCACCGCTTGGTCTACCTGCTTTATCAGGTCCACCATATTGTCAAAGTTGCATTTACGAATTGCCTTCTTCCAGGCAAAGTTGAACCCCACTACGGTTATTCCCATGCGATTTAAAACAAAAACCGTCCACCGATAGTGCCACATTTTTGTAAAGCCAGCCGGAAAGAAGAACAATACTTTCTTTGCATTTTTAGCTCGATATTCTCTAATCGCAAAGTATTCATTCATGTACAATACTTTATCCTATTCTACCCTTAAGCCATGTAGATTTATGATCGCCGTCTCGGGATAAAATACGGTCGCTTTCCTGCTATCAAAATCCTCCGAGCCAGACCCGATTGGTGTCCTTTGTTATGAGTACCGCCCCTGTTAAAATACAATCAATCAGGGTGTTCACGCGACCTCCAGAATGCTACGAAAAATCTCTCTCCCTGACACTAAAGATCTCTATATACTGCTCAATTTGAATGGTCATTTATGTGGCCATTTAATTATTTAAAAATAAGGAGATATATGGCTGAAGTAGCAGAAGGGCACCCTGCTGTCGTGGGAATCGGCGGCGCTTTAGGGGACCGAAGACTTACCAATGATGAGTTTGTGGCAGAATATGGCGTGGAACTTCCGGAAAACTGGAGGATAGAAGACCGTGCTGGCATTCACGCAAGACACTTTACCAGCGAAGGGCAGTTTGCCTCGGACATGGGTATTGCTGCTGCTCGCATGGCGTTAGACATGGCAGGTGTAAAGCCGACAGAACACGGGTTGCCAATCGATGCCATTTTTCTTTCCACTAGTACGCCCGATCAGTTTAGCCCCTCCACGGCCGTATTTGTTAACCAAGGTCTGGGAGTTGACAGGGCGGGTCCGACAGTCGACCACAATGCCGCCTGCGCGGGTTTTGTGTACGGTATGTTTGGTGCCGTCAATGCCCTATCGCGCGAGCCAGATGTGTATCATCGGGCACTTGTCCTGGGCGCCGAAATGCCATCAGCTGGTATAAATCCTAAAGACCATAAAACTGCTGGTCTGTTTGGTGCCGGGTCTGGTGCCGTCATTCTAGAACGCCGGCCTGACGCCATTGAGCCGCAGTTTGCCTTCTGGGCAGATCCAGACCCCGAAGCCATCCAGGTAAAAGCGGGCCTGCGTTTTCCGCCTAAGAGTCTTGATGACTTAACGATAACCATGGAGGGTCTTAGGGTAGGTCAGCATGCCGCGGAAAAAATGGGCAAGCTGACGTATCAGGTAGCTGACATGGCCGACCGGTACAACCCGAGGACGCAGAAGATTGACTGGGATGAGCTTTACTTTGCACCGCATCCAGGCAATGGCATTCTTAACCAAATGCTTGCCAATGTGCTAGAAGTACCAAAGGGCCACCTCATAACCAGTGTGGCCGACCATGGCAACACTTCCTCCGCCTCTATACCTCTGGCGCTTCACCAGGCACGAGAGAAGGGAATGATTAGAGACGGTGAGTCATATACTGTTTTGTCGCCTGCAATTGGAGCTGGCATGGTGGCTGGCGCCGGCATTTACACTGTCGAAGTTGGCCCCGGCGATCCTGCGGTTGAAGCTGAAGCTGCCGAGGCGCGTCAGAGTCGACGTGCCCGCCTGGACGGCTACCCAGATACACTTGGTGGGGTTCGCGAGGAATACGCCGCCCACCTGGACAAGATGAAAGTATCGTACGCCGCCCAAGAGTAGGTAGTTGTTTCTAAGGAGTGAGACTGTGCTTCAGCGCAGTCTCACCTGAAGTAAGAAGTGCAACGGCACCAGCGGCTAGAACACGCAATGTATACTGACAAGTGAAACTTTGGGGGACTATGCACGGCGGTTTGCGCAGAACAACGGTTGTTACGGCTGGGCTGGTGGCCTTTTTGGTTGGGCTGGCTCTGGCACGCCTGCCAGGTGGTTTTGTCTGGTTAGTTATTAGCGTGCTAAGTTTTCTGCTATGCCTGAAATTCAGGAGACTTGCCGTGTTAAGTATTATTTTGGCCAGCAGCATGAGCATTGGTTTTTTGCGTGGCACAACCTTTGCGCACCAGCTGTCGCCATACCGAGCAGTTGCATTCAAGACCGTGACGCTAGAAGTCCGGGCAGAAACTGATGCAGTGTACGATGACAAAAAACAACTGGCGTTTGACGCAGGTAGCGTCAGGCTGCTAGAACCTTATGCAACGGCAGTGCCAGGACGGCTCAAAGTTTCTGGTTTTGGTGAGCGCGCGGTGTATCGGGGCGATGTTGTCAGAATAAGCGGCAGAATGTATCCGGGCCGCGGGTCTTGGCAGGGCTTTGTGAGCTTTGCCACTTTAAGGGTGATTTCGCGTAACGCTTCTTATATAGATAAGGCTCGGCTGAGGTTTGTGGCTGGTATGCAAACTGCCTTGCCAGAGCCGCAGGCATCGTTTGGGTTGGGGTTGCTAGTGGGACAGCGCAGTACCTTGCCAGA contains:
- a CDS encoding DUF6364 family protein, translated to MKRNLTVQLDETTIRDAKIVAAKRSMSLSRLVSEEIRKA
- a CDS encoding ketoacyl-ACP synthase III — translated: MAEVAEGHPAVVGIGGALGDRRLTNDEFVAEYGVELPENWRIEDRAGIHARHFTSEGQFASDMGIAAARMALDMAGVKPTEHGLPIDAIFLSTSTPDQFSPSTAVFVNQGLGVDRAGPTVDHNAACAGFVYGMFGAVNALSREPDVYHRALVLGAEMPSAGINPKDHKTAGLFGAGSGAVILERRPDAIEPQFAFWADPDPEAIQVKAGLRFPPKSLDDLTITMEGLRVGQHAAEKMGKLTYQVADMADRYNPRTQKIDWDELYFAPHPGNGILNQMLANVLEVPKGHLITSVADHGNTSSASIPLALHQAREKGMIRDGESYTVLSPAIGAGMVAGAGIYTVEVGPGDPAVEAEAAEARQSRRARLDGYPDTLGGVREEYAAHLDKMKVSYAAQE
- a CDS encoding PIN domain-containing protein, yielding MTFLDTNVLVYAFDKEESDKHKKAQDILTECWNNRSGTQVLQEFYVTVTRKLAKTLPRQEAREIIKELSAWQIYQPTPADIIAASELEEKHSLSFWDALIVVAAQNSGVTTLISEDMQDGRQIGALKITNPF
- a CDS encoding DUF6364 family protein — protein: MKRNLTIQLDESTVRDAKIIAAKQSMSLSRLVSEEIKKAAAKESGYEKAQRSALSRLKHGYDLGGGKMPDREELHQR